The DNA region AGGCGTTCGTCGCGAAGATGAACCGCACCGCCGACGAACTCGGCATGACCCGCACGACGTACACCGGAGCGAGCGGCTACGAGTCCAGCACCAAGAGCACCGCCGAGGACCAGCTGAAGCTCGCCCGGCACGCCCTGCGGCAGCCCGCGCTCCGTGAGGTGGTGGCCCTGCGCGACACGACGGTGCCCGGCGTGCCCGGCACCGTCACCAACACCAACCGGCTCCTGGACAAGCCCGGCGTCATCGGCCTGAAGACGGGGTCGAGCACCCCTGCGGGCGGAAACCTCATGTGGGCCGCCGAGGCCAGGTCCGGCGCCAAGCGCTACCTCGTCCTCGGAGTCGTCCTGGGACAGCGCGCCCACACCACCCCCGCCGAAGGCCTTGCGGCGGCCATCGACAGGAGCGGCGCCCTGATCGACGCCGTCCAGCGGAACCTCCCCCTGGCCCTCGGCGCGGACAAGCCGGTGCGGCCATGACGGCACTGCGCGGACGACTGCCGGAGCCCGCGGTCGGTGCGGGCGGGGTCGCACCCGAGACGGCCGGGAGTCCGGACGCGGACTGCCCGGGAGCGGACTGCCCGGGAGCGGACTGCCCGGGAGCGGACTGCCCGGGAGTAGACCGCCCGGGAGCGGACGGCCCGGGAGCGGACGGCCCGGGAGTAGACCGCCCGGGAGCGAGCCGCACCGGCGACGCCAAGCGCCGCACAGGCGACGGCAAGCACCGCACAGGCGACGGCCCCTGGCGCCGCGGACGGTTCGTCGCCGTGGCCGCCGTGCTCCTCGCGCTGACCATGCTCGGCCACACCCGGGTGCCTCACGGCTTCGGCAACCCCGGCAGCCTGCTGGAGACCTTCCTGCCCTGGCTGGGGGCGGCCGTGCCCGCGCTCCTCGTGCTCGCCGCCGTGCGCCGCTCCGCGACCGCCGCCCTCGCCGTGCTGCTCCCGGCCGTCGTCTGGTGCTCCCTGTTCGGCGGCACGGTCATGGACAAGCGGTCCGGCGGCGGCGACGTCACCGTGGTCAGCCACAACGTCCACGACCGCAACCCCGACCCGGGCGGCACCGCCCGCGCCCTCGTCGCCTCCGGCGCGGACCTGGTCGCCCTGGAGGAGCTGTCCCCGAGCACGGCACCGGACTACGGGCGCGTCCTGGACCGCAGCTACCCGCACCACGCGGTGCTGGGCACGGTCGGGCTGTGGAGCAAGTACCCGCTGCGGGACGTGCGACCGATCCCGATCATGCCGTGGACCCGCGCCCTGCGGGCCACCGCCGAGACCCCGAAGGGCCCGCTCGCCGTGTACACCGCGCACCTCGCGTCGGTGCGCGTGCACCCGGGCGGGGGCTTCGCCACGGCCACCCGTGACGAGGCCGCCGAGAAGTTCGCCGCCGCCGTGCGTGCCGAACGACTGCCCCGCCTCGTCGTGGTCGGCGACTTCAACGGCACGACCGACGACACGGCCCTGCGCCCGCTGACCGGACAGCTGCGGTCGGCGCAGCAGGAGGCGGGCGACGGGTTCGGGTTCACCTGGCCCGCGTCGTTCCCGGTGGCCCGGATCGACCAGATCCTCGTCAAGGGCGTCACCCCGGCCTCGTCGTGGACCCTGCCGCGCACCGGCAGCGACCACCTGCCCGTCGCGGCCACCCTGTCCTTGTGACCACGGCGACAGCGGATACCGTCGTGATCAACGAGCCCGCCGGGCCCGGCGGGCCCGGCGGGCGGACAGTGAGCCACGCCCGCCCCGTACGACCCGACCCCCAGGTGACGAGATGCCACAGCCCCCCAACGAACCGGCGGGACGCCCCGCACCCCGCGAGGGCGGCCCCGCCGCGCCCGTGCGCGTCCTCCTGATCGAGGACGACGACGCGATCCGCAAGTCCGTCGGCATGGCCCTGGAGCGCTACGGTTACGAGGTGGCGGCGGCCCCCGACGGCCTGACCGGCCTCGAGATGTTCCGGGACGGGTGGCACGACCTGCTCCTCGTCGACGTCATGCTGCCCCACCTCGACGGCATCGGACTCTCCTGCCGGGTCCGCGAGACGAGCCAGGCCCCCATCCTGATGATGTCGGCGCGCGGCGACGCACTGGACGTCGTCGCGGGCCTGGAGGCGGGCGCCGACGACTACATCGTCAAACCCGTCGACACCACGGTCCTGGTCGCCCGCATCCGCACCCTGCTGCGCCGCGCCACCTACACCGCGCCTGCGACGGCCGACGCCCCGGCGCCCGACCGCGGCGGCCTGCTCACCTTCCGCAACCTCACTGTCGACACCCGCGGCCTCGAAGTCCGCGCGGACGGCCGCCTGCTCGCCCTCACGCCCACCGAACTGCGCCTGCTCCTGGAGTTCGTGGCCGCGCCCGGCGTCGTCCTGGAGCGCCAGACCCTGCTGCGCAAGGTGTGGGACTACGGCTGGGAGGGCGACAGCCGGGTCGTCGACCTGACCGTGCAGCGACTGCGCAAGAAGATCGGCGCCGATCACATCGAGACGGTGCGCGGCTTCGGCTACAAGTTCCGGCGCTGACATGCGACGTGCTTCTCGCTTCCTGCGCCGACTCGCCGACCTCCGCTCCCTGCGCTGGAAGATCGCCGCGGGAGTGGCCGCGGCGGCCTGCGCGATGGCCGTGGGCATCGGCTTCTTGGTGCATGAGAGGACCGAGGCGCGGTCCATGAGCATCGGCCGCGGCACGGCGCTGCGTGAACTGGAGGTCGCCGAGTTCGAGTTCCGCGACGGCAGGTCCGCGAGCCGGGATCCCTCGACGCCCCCGGGCTACGCCGCCGGGGACCAGGTGCCGGACGTGTTGCGGGCCCGGCTCGCCACCGAACCGGGCCCCCTGACCTGGTACGACACGAGCAAGCCGCTGCAGGGCCCGTTCATGTGGGCGGCGAGCCGCGTCGACGGCACCGACCTGGCCGTCCGGAT from Streptomyces flavofungini includes:
- a CDS encoding endonuclease/exonuclease/phosphatase family protein, yielding MTALRGRLPEPAVGAGGVAPETAGSPDADCPGADCPGADCPGADCPGVDRPGADGPGADGPGVDRPGASRTGDAKRRTGDGKHRTGDGPWRRGRFVAVAAVLLALTMLGHTRVPHGFGNPGSLLETFLPWLGAAVPALLVLAAVRRSATAALAVLLPAVVWCSLFGGTVMDKRSGGGDVTVVSHNVHDRNPDPGGTARALVASGADLVALEELSPSTAPDYGRVLDRSYPHHAVLGTVGLWSKYPLRDVRPIPIMPWTRALRATAETPKGPLAVYTAHLASVRVHPGGGFATATRDEAAEKFAAAVRAERLPRLVVVGDFNGTTDDTALRPLTGQLRSAQQEAGDGFGFTWPASFPVARIDQILVKGVTPASSWTLPRTGSDHLPVAATLSL
- the cseB gene encoding two-component system response regulator CseB, translating into MPQPPNEPAGRPAPREGGPAAPVRVLLIEDDDAIRKSVGMALERYGYEVAAAPDGLTGLEMFRDGWHDLLLVDVMLPHLDGIGLSCRVRETSQAPILMMSARGDALDVVAGLEAGADDYIVKPVDTTVLVARIRTLLRRATYTAPATADAPAPDRGGLLTFRNLTVDTRGLEVRADGRLLALTPTELRLLLEFVAAPGVVLERQTLLRKVWDYGWEGDSRVVDLTVQRLRKKIGADHIETVRGFGYKFRR